GCGCAATGCTTGAATTCCCCCGCTGGAAGTACTTTGTCATTCTCCTTGTGCTTGTGTTGAGCACGCTTTACGCATTACCAAACGTCTACCAGAAAGATCCTTCCGTGCAGATTAACGCCAATCGAGGCGCCCAGATCGACGATGCATTCCGTCAGCGGGTGATGGCTGATTTGGAAGCATCCGGGATTGTGCCCAAGGGCGTGACCAAGGAGGGAGAGAGTCTGATGGTGCGTTTGGCCTCATTGGAGGCACAGACCCGTGCCAGCGATGTGTTGCGGCAGAAGACGGGTGAGCATTACACCGTCGCATTGAATCTGGCTTCAACCGTGCCAAATTGGTTGGCTAAGTTGGGTGGGCGACCAATGGTTCTAGGTTTAGACTTGGTTGGCGGTGTGCATTTCGCGTTACAGGTGGATCAAAAGGCCGCCTTGGACAAACGTATGGATGCCTTTGTCGAGGAGGTGCGTTCGACGTTGCGCAATAAGCGTATTGGTTTCCGAATGGTCGAGCGCCGTCCGGATAACACCATTCGAGTAACTCTTAATGAAGACGTTGACGCCAATGACGTACGTACGGTGTTGCTTAAGGCGGAAGCGGGTTTGAGTTACTTGGTATCCGGCAATACTTTGATTGCTAGTCTTCCTGAGAATGAATTGCGCCAGATTACCAGTGGTGCGGTTGAGCAGAACTTGACGACACTGCGTAACCGCATCAACGAATTAGGCGTGGCCGAACCGATTATCCAACGCCAAGGCGATGATCGCATTGTGGTTGAGTTGCCTGGTGTGCAGGACACTGCTGAGGCTAAACGTCTGATCGGTGCTACCGCTACGCTAGAGTTTCGTGGTGTGGTCGACGGGGACGCATCTGAGGCAGTACGTACTGGGAATGTCCCGCCTGAGGCCAAGTTGTATTACATACGTGGTACCAATCATCCAGTGTTGTTGAACAAGCGTGTGATTGTTTCCGGTGACGAGATGGTGAATGCCACAGTCGGTGTTGATGAGAACGGCATGCCGGCTGTCAACGTCACTCTCAGTAACGCTGCTGGCCAGCGTATGCTGGACTACACCCAGCGCAACCTTTACAAACTCATGTCTGTGGTCTACATCGAGCGTATTCCGACCGTGACAATGGTTGATGGTAAGGAAGTGCGTGGTGTGCGAGTGAAGGAAGAGGCACTGTCCCCAACCCGGATTGCTGGTGTATTCGGCAAAAGCTTCCGCACGACTGGTCTGGAGAAAACCGAGGCTGAAAACCTGTCTAAATTGCTGCGCGCTGGTTCGCTGGCTGCACCGATGGATTTCGTTGAGGAATATGTGATTGGCCCTAGCTTGGGTGCTGAGAATGTAGAACGTGGCATTACTGCAGTGGTGTTTTCGTTCCTGTTCACATTGGTATTTTTCACCATCTATTACCGCATGTTTGGCCTGATCACCTCGCTGGCATTGCTGTTTAATCTATTGATCGTGGTGGCGGTGATGTCTCTCTTCGGAGCCACCATGACCTTGCCCGGTTTCGCTGGATTGGCGCTCTCGGTTGGGTTATCGGTGGATGCTAACGTGCTTATCAACGAGCGTATCCGCGAGGAGTTGCGCCATGGGATGCCTCCGAGATCTGCGATTGTTGCTGGTTACGAAAAGGCTGGTAGCACTATTCTCGATGCCAATTTGACCGGGTTGATTGTCGGTGTGGCGCTGTATGCTTTCGGAACTGGTCCACTGAAGGGTTTTGCGTTGACCATGATCATCGGGATTTTTGCCTCAATGTTCACCGCGATTACGGTTTCGCGCTCGCTTTCTGCACTGATTTACGGTACGCGCAAGAATCTCAAATCTTTGGCTATCTGACCGGGAAGAGAACGACATTATGAAACTGTTTCCTTTGCATCTCATCCCGAATGACACCAAGATCGACTTCATGCGCTGGCGTAAACTGACGTTGATGCTGATGTCGATGCTTTTTGTAATATCGGTCTTTGTTGTTGCCTTTAAGGGTTTTGATTACGCGTTGGAATTCACGGGCGGCACGCTGGCGCGTACTCAGTTCGCCAAGCCTGTGGACGCTGATCAGGTGCGTCAGCGGCTGGAGGCCGGCGGCTTTGGGAATGCACAAGTGCAGAGTGTCGGTGGCGGCAACGAGTTGCTTATTCGCCTGCAGCCGCATGGCGAGCATAACAATGATGACGTAGCCAAAAACACGGCCGAAGCGGTGCGTGAAGTGATGACGCTACCGGATAATCCGGCAACGGTACAGCCCGGGGAATTCGTTGGTCCACAGGTCGGGAAGGATCTCGCGATGAATGGTGTATATGCGACGATCTTTATGCTTTTAGGCTTCTTGGTCTATATCGCGTTTCGGTTCGAGTGGAAGTTTGCGGTTGCGGCCAGTCTAACCGCGTTTTTCGATCTGATTCTGACGATCGCTTACATGTCGTTGCTCGGCCGCGAGTTCGACTTGACCATGCTGGCTGGCTTGCTGTCTGTGATGGGTTTTGCGATTAATGACATCATCGTGGTGTTCGACCGCGTGCGCGAGAACTTCCGTAGCCTGCGTGTGGAACCGTTGGAGGTATTGAACCGTTCGATCAACCAGACGCTATCCCGTACGTTGATCACCGCGGTCATGTTCTTTCTGTCGGCATTTGCCTTGTACCTATACGGGGGGCACTCGATGGAGGGTTTGGCTGAAACCCATATGGCCGGTGCAGTGATTGTGGTGGTGTCTTCGGTGATTATGGCGGTACCGCTGTTAACCATTGGGCCTTTAAAGGTCAGCAAGCAAGATTTGCTGCCGAAGACGAAAGACGTGGAATCATTGGAGCGCCGTCCTTGATGATCTTCTCTATCACTTCTATATGTGGCCTGTGGCAGGGTAGCTTACCTGTCAGGCGAAGTTCTCACTTTGCCGGGACTGTCCGTGGAGCCGTTATAGCAGTCGCAACGCTGCTTGATGCCATAGCTTTAGGTGGTTTGGGGTGTTTTAAGCCATGATTTGGCGCTCCCTAGGGGGCTCGAACCCCTGTTTTAGCCTTGAGAGGGCCATGTCCTAACCGCTAGACGAAGGGAGCATTGGTCAGTCCGATGAAGGCCCGTTAATATAAAAGCGCATTCGCCTGAAGGCAACTGAATATCTAGGGGCACTATCGTTCATGCTTTGCGTCGTACCGCGTGAACAGCATACGATTTCACGTAAGGACATTAGTCCCAATGCTTTGCGCGTGTTGTACCGCCTGCGTGAAGCTGGTTTCGGTGCGTACTTGGTTGGCGGTGCGGTTCGTGATTTGCTGGTAGGCGGTCATCCCAAGGATTTCGACGTAGCCACCGACGCAACACCCGAGCAGGTCAAGCAGCTGTTCCGCAGTTGTCGTTTGATTGGTCGCCGCTTCCGTTTGGCGCATGTGGTTTTCGGACCTGAGATTATTGAGGTGGCTACCTTCCGTGCTAACAGTGATGATGGAAGTGGTGATCGTGAGCTGGAGAATGGCCGTTTAGTGCGTGACAACGTCTATGGCTCGATTGAGGACGATGCGATCCGTCGTGATTTCACCTGCAATGCGCTTTACTACACCATCGAAGATTTTTCAGTGCGCGACTACGTCGGTGGCTTCGAAGATGTCCAGTCCCGGTTGATGAGATTGATTGGCGATCCAGTGCGACGTTACCAGGAGGATCCGGTGCGCATGCTACGTGCGGTGCGTTTAGCGGCTAAGCTCGGTTTCGAGATTGAGATCGGTACCGCCGAACCAATTCCGCGTATGGCTGGGTTGCTGGTCGACGTGGCACCAGCCCGCTTGTTTGAGGAAGTGCTCAAACTGTTTCTCTCAGGACATGCTGTGGCGAGCTTCGAGGCCTTGGAGAACTTTGGTCTGATTGATGTGTTGTTTCCCGAAAGTGTTAAAGCATTGCGTGCTAACCGTAGTGGTGCATTGCGGCGCATATTGATCGAAGGACTGAGGAGTACTGATAAACGGGTGACTAACGATGAACCGGTGTCGCCGGCATTCTTGTTTGCATTGCTACTATGGCCTGGTTTCTGCCGCGCGCTGGTCACTCTGCAATCGCAGGGTGTGCAGCCAGAGGAAGCGCAACGTCGTGCAGCTGATCGGGTGACACTGCATCATCTTGAGCGCGTAGCTTTGCCGCGCCGCTTTTCTCTGCCGATGCAAGAGATCTGGCTGCTGCAGAACCGTTTTACTTCACGCAATCGTAAGCGCGTGTTCCGGCTTCTGGAGCATCCACGCTTCCGTGCGGCCTTCGATTTCCTGGTGCTGCGCTTGGCGGCTTCTCCGGAGCATGCTGTAGATGTGGAATTTTGGCGTGCGGTACAGCACTGTTCCGAAGACGGTCTGGTCTCGGCGATTGATGCTGTGCAGGCTGAATTGGATGAAACGGGTGTGTCGCGTAAGCGTCGATGCTGACGTAGTCAAGTAGAGTGATGATGGGCAATGTAGTGGCTTATGTTGGGTTAGGTGCCAATCTCGGCCCTGTTGAGATGACGTTGCGAGCCGCAATTGCCGCGTTCGATGAGTTGCCGTTGACCCGACTACGTACTGTTTCCAGGTTATATCGTACCCCCCCCTGGGGGCGCGAGGATCAGGCGGAATTTGTTAATGCAGTTGCAGCGTTGGACACAAGGTTAGCGCCTTTGGCCTTGCTGGATGCGTTGCTGGCGCTTGAGCATCTTCACGGGAGAGTGCGCCTTCCTGGCGACCGTTGGGGGCCGCGCACCCTTGA
This region of Xylella taiwanensis genomic DNA includes:
- the secD gene encoding protein translocase subunit SecD codes for the protein MLEFPRWKYFVILLVLVLSTLYALPNVYQKDPSVQINANRGAQIDDAFRQRVMADLEASGIVPKGVTKEGESLMVRLASLEAQTRASDVLRQKTGEHYTVALNLASTVPNWLAKLGGRPMVLGLDLVGGVHFALQVDQKAALDKRMDAFVEEVRSTLRNKRIGFRMVERRPDNTIRVTLNEDVDANDVRTVLLKAEAGLSYLVSGNTLIASLPENELRQITSGAVEQNLTTLRNRINELGVAEPIIQRQGDDRIVVELPGVQDTAEAKRLIGATATLEFRGVVDGDASEAVRTGNVPPEAKLYYIRGTNHPVLLNKRVIVSGDEMVNATVGVDENGMPAVNVTLSNAAGQRMLDYTQRNLYKLMSVVYIERIPTVTMVDGKEVRGVRVKEEALSPTRIAGVFGKSFRTTGLEKTEAENLSKLLRAGSLAAPMDFVEEYVIGPSLGAENVERGITAVVFSFLFTLVFFTIYYRMFGLITSLALLFNLLIVVAVMSLFGATMTLPGFAGLALSVGLSVDANVLINERIREELRHGMPPRSAIVAGYEKAGSTILDANLTGLIVGVALYAFGTGPLKGFALTMIIGIFASMFTAITVSRSLSALIYGTRKNLKSLAI
- the folK gene encoding 2-amino-4-hydroxy-6-hydroxymethyldihydropteridine diphosphokinase; this encodes MGNVVAYVGLGANLGPVEMTLRAAIAAFDELPLTRLRTVSRLYRTPPWGREDQAEFVNAVAALDTRLAPLALLDALLALEHLHGRVRLPGDRWGPRTLDLDLLLYGEQVLELPRLSVPHPHLHERAFVVVPLAEIAAELVLPHHGMVCDLRENMDTCGLVPIR
- the pcnB gene encoding polynucleotide adenylyltransferase PcnB is translated as MRLKATEYLGALSFMLCVVPREQHTISRKDISPNALRVLYRLREAGFGAYLVGGAVRDLLVGGHPKDFDVATDATPEQVKQLFRSCRLIGRRFRLAHVVFGPEIIEVATFRANSDDGSGDRELENGRLVRDNVYGSIEDDAIRRDFTCNALYYTIEDFSVRDYVGGFEDVQSRLMRLIGDPVRRYQEDPVRMLRAVRLAAKLGFEIEIGTAEPIPRMAGLLVDVAPARLFEEVLKLFLSGHAVASFEALENFGLIDVLFPESVKALRANRSGALRRILIEGLRSTDKRVTNDEPVSPAFLFALLLWPGFCRALVTLQSQGVQPEEAQRRAADRVTLHHLERVALPRRFSLPMQEIWLLQNRFTSRNRKRVFRLLEHPRFRAAFDFLVLRLAASPEHAVDVEFWRAVQHCSEDGLVSAIDAVQAELDETGVSRKRRC
- the secF gene encoding protein translocase subunit SecF: MKLFPLHLIPNDTKIDFMRWRKLTLMLMSMLFVISVFVVAFKGFDYALEFTGGTLARTQFAKPVDADQVRQRLEAGGFGNAQVQSVGGGNELLIRLQPHGEHNNDDVAKNTAEAVREVMTLPDNPATVQPGEFVGPQVGKDLAMNGVYATIFMLLGFLVYIAFRFEWKFAVAASLTAFFDLILTIAYMSLLGREFDLTMLAGLLSVMGFAINDIIVVFDRVRENFRSLRVEPLEVLNRSINQTLSRTLITAVMFFLSAFALYLYGGHSMEGLAETHMAGAVIVVVSSVIMAVPLLTIGPLKVSKQDLLPKTKDVESLERRP